From Phyllopteryx taeniolatus isolate TA_2022b chromosome 18, UOR_Ptae_1.2, whole genome shotgun sequence, the proteins below share one genomic window:
- the LOC133468390 gene encoding pleckstrin homology domain-containing family G member 3-like isoform X3 produces the protein MAPTYLDRVVSEIIETERTYVRDLRMIVEDYLAHIIDRADPSVRPEQVCFLFGNIEDIYEFNSELLQDLDLCRRDAVAVARCFVTKSEYFDIYTQYCTNYPNSVAALTDCMQDKSLAVFFRERQAALKRPLPLGSYLLKPVQRILKYHLLLQEIAKHFDPQEEGYEVVEEAIVTMTSVAWYINDMKRKHEHAVRLQEVQSLLLHWKGPDLTTYGELVLEGTFKVHRAKNERTLFLLERVLLITKRRGEHYVYKEHISCSALMLIEITKDSLSFSVTHYKQPKRPHTVQAKSVEEKKMWAQHIKRIILENHHDIIPQKAKDTILNPRYPTGHRYCPERLKKVPCCSPDEFPRQRSADANERIESSAKGQVGAVAKEMERSDVSFNDSNEESGLGEEEEPVGPEAACEQESILALQLSTEEEALGSLLPPESCPLSERAGSEDLKPAQVPVCAEDPLSATPESESKPGSSGESSEDEDGEKEADGNGSILPSSVLDKAGTIAEHFSSVKRGAPGQDDVCSPGASPRLPVATRGHLGFSAKHAGPGPSSPLNSVGSDLSEADRMLLSPRGDARFDEDSGVLRRRDSTLSSQDQLLIGKIKMYYEKAENQEAGFGLRRRESLTYIPAGLVKTSVSRLNSIPAQTEPLPPAVDSSSLPSDSKGRMVSSDSLDGQRSAGLQNSGLLVKGFSRSRAQRQQNAEDEDFRPSSEMLKVWQAMEKQLGRTICLSDVTNKRLQKEGAELDLDSISRETVAASSLRDKGNNRTRTASLTVPPGVLRAQLPQGAQLGTHTVDEDEKLTDDKADSKVRYLARQYSQSLKSVTPLVRRRSYGSLADKRTLACVLEESPDSGPSPTLPAAAPVDQVPPRSPEPAGVSPGQSRSRSPAGAICAPQSAEGFDWPDVRELRSKYSDGSGSNAASRSSSVPEQMFDVGSSGRSLSDAAPRRPYAAWTSGRLKSHKGLHGAHSLDPWLSGALVRETRGQRAANDTADHVTREKFPRRQLLVTGKLSPEAEPEPAEAIDDDDDDDAYVEIRSPTSREKISILAVMDRCRAYQESDEYKQRSQLAKSPDGDQSQTAGDHLKTAGDHFQTSAATGQHNLVKNLRQKFQKLNS, from the exons ATGGCGCCGACGTACCTGGACCGCGTGGTCTCGGAGATCATCGAGACCGAGAGGACGTACGTCAGAGACCTGCGGATGATCGTGGAG GACTACCTGGCGCACATCATCGACCGGGCGGACCCGAGCGTCCGCCCGGAGCAGGTCTGCTTCCTCTTCGGCAACATCGAGGACATTTACGAGTTCAACAG CGAGCTGCTTCAGGATCTGGACCTGTGCCGGCGGGACGCGGTGGCGGTGGCCAGGTGCTTCGTCACGAAG AGCGAGTACTTTGACATCTACACTCAGTATTGCACCAACTACCCGAA CTCGGTGGCGGCGCTGACCGACTGCATGCAGGACAAAAGCCTGGCCGTCTTCTTCCGGGAGCGCCAGGCCGCCCTGAAGCGGCCGCTGCCTTTGGGCTCGTACCTGCTCAAACCCGTCCAGAGGATCCTCAAGTACCACCTGCTGCTCCAG GAGATCGCCAAGCACTTCGACCCCCAGGAGGAAGGCTAcgaggtggtggaggaggccatCGTCACCATGACGAGCGTGGCCTGGTACATCAACGACATGAAGCGCAAACACGAGCACGCCGTCAGACTGCAG GAGGTTCAGTCGCTGCTGCTGCACTGGAAAGGTCCGGACCTGACCACGTACGGCGAGCTGGTCCTGGAGGGAACCTTCAAGGTCCACCGGGCCAAAAACGAGCGAACGCTCTTCCTTTTGGAGCGCGTGCTGCTCATCACCAAACGCCGCGGCGAGCACTACGTGTACAAGGAGCACATCTCG TGCTCCGCGCTGATGCTGATCGAGATCACCAAAGACAGTCTGAGCTTCAGCGTGACTCACTACAAACAACCCAAGCGGCCGCACACCGTGCAG GCCAAATCCGTGGAGGAGAAGAAGATGTGGGCCCAACACATCAAACGCATCATTCTGGAAAACCACCACGATATCATCCCGCAGAAG GCCAAAGACACCATCTTGAATCCCAGAT ATCCTACCGGGCATCGCTACTGCCCGGAGAGGCTCAAGAAAGTTCCGTGCTGTTCGCCCGACGAGTTTCCACGTCAACGCTCGGCAG ACGCGAACGAGAGAATTGAGTCGAGCGCCAAAG GGCAAGTGGGCGCGGTCGCCAAG GAGATGGAGAGAAGCGACGTTTCCTTCAACGATTCCAATGAAGAAAGTGGCCTCGGTGAAGAGGAGGAGCCTGTAGGACCCGAAGCAGCTTGTGAGCAG GAATCCATCCTTGCTTTGCAGCTGTCCACAGAAGAGGAAGCGTTAGGTTCTCTACTTCCTCCAGAGTCCTGCCCATTGTCTGAGCGAGCCGGATCAGAGGACCTGAAACCTGCCCAAGTCCCTGTGTGCGCAGAGGACCCATTGTCCGCCACCCCAGAGTCAGAATCTAAACCCGGAAGTAGCGGAGAATCCTCTGAAGACGAGGATGGCGAGAAGGAAGCAGATGGAAACGGCAGCATTCTTCCTTCGTCCGTCCTGGATAAAGCGGGCACTATCGCAGAGCACTTTAGCAGCGTGAAGCGAGGCGCTCCGGGCCAGGATGACGTCTGCTCTCCGGGAGCTTCGCCACGGTTACCCGTCGCGACCAGAGGTCACCTCGGTTTCAGTGCCAAACACGCCGGACCCGGACCGTCTTCGCCGCTCAACAGCGTCGGCTCGGATCTGAGCGAAGCCGACCGGATGCTCCTGTCTCCTCGGGGCGACGCTCGCTTTGACGAGGACAGCGGTGTTCTGCGAAGGCGAGACTCAACCCTCTCCAGTCAGGACCAACTTCTCATCGGGAAGATCAAGATGTACTACGAGAAAGCAGAGAACCAGGAAGCCGGCTTCGGCCTCCGGCGTAGAGAGAGTCTGACGTACATCCCGGCAGGCCTCGTGAAAACGTCGGTCAGCCGCCTTAACAGCATCCCCGCCCAGACCGAGCCCTTGCCCCCAGCTGTGGACTCCAGTTCGCTGCCATCAGATTCCAAAGGTCGCATGGTCTCCAGTGACTCTTTGGATGGTCAGAGAAGCGCAGGTCTCCAAAATTCTGGGTTGCTTGTGAAAGGGTTCTCCCGGTCCAGAGCGCAAAGGCAACAGAACGCAGAGGATGAAGACTTCAGACCTTCCAGCGAAATGCTCAAAGTCTGGCAAGCGATGGAAAAGCAACTCGGCAGGACTATCTGCCTTTCCGACGTTACGAACAAAAGACTTCAAAAGGAGGGAGCTGAGCTGGACCTGGACTCCATCTCACGGGAGACCGTTGCGGCTTCATCCCTCAGAGACAAAGGCAACAACAGGACCCGCACAGCAAGCTTGACCGTTCCTCCCGGTGTGCTCAGAGCTCAGCTTCCTCAAGGCGCCCAACTTGGAACACACACCGTAGACGAGGACGAGAAACTGACAGATGACAAAGCGGACAGCAAGGTCCGCTATCTCGCACGTCAGTACAGCCAGAGCCTCAAAAGCGTCACACCGCTTGTCAGACGGCGAAGTTACGGAAGCCTGGCGGACAAGCGGACCCTGGCCTGCGTGCTGGAGGAAAGCCCAGACAGCG GTCCCAGTCCAACTCTGCCAGCCGCCGCTCCCGTGGATCAGGTGCCGCCGCGGAGTCCCGAGCCCGCCGGCGTCTCTCCGGGTCAGAGTCGCTCTCGCAGTCCCGCCGGCGCCATCTGTGCACCTCAGTCCGCCGAGGGCTTCGACTGGCCCGACGTGCGAGAACTGCGGTCCAAGTACTCGGACGGGAGCGGGTCTAACGCGGCGAGCCGGAGTTCCTCCGTCCCGGAGCAAATGTTTGACGTCGGGTCGAGCGGGCGTTCCTTGAGCGACGCTGCGCCTCGTCGGCCCTATGCCGCCTGGACCTCCGGCCGCCTTAAATCCCACAAGGGGCTCCACGGAGCACATTCTCTGGACCCTTGGCTTAGCGGCGCCCTCGTGCGTGAGACCCGAGGGCAGCGGGCCGCTAACGACACTGCTGATCACGTTACGCGAGAAAAGTTCCCTCGGCGGCAGCTCTTGGTCACCGGGAAGCTTTCGCCAGAAGCCGAACCGGAACCAGCTGAGGCAatcgatgacgacgacgacgacgacgcttACGTTGAGATCCGCTCTCCGACCAGTCGGGAGAAGATTTCCATCTTGGCCGTCATGGACCGCTGCCGGGCCTACCAGGAGTCGGACGAGTACAAACAGAGAAGTCAACTTGCTAAGTCTCCAGACGGAGACCAATCCCAAACTGCTGGAGATCACCTCAAAACCGCCGGAGACCACTTCCAAACCTCGGCTGCTACTGGACAGCACAACTTAGTGAAAAATCTCAGACAAAAGTTCCAGAAGCTCAACTCCTAA